The Acidimicrobiales bacterium genome contains a region encoding:
- a CDS encoding LLM class flavin-dependent oxidoreductase, producing MRAGDAGALTPAEVRLPSPCLVVLVGPAGSGKSTWAAAQFPGAVVSSDAIRALVGEGEHDQRASRDAFDVLDLVVERRLRRGLTTVVDTLGLDRRRRRAYRSIARRAGAACVAVPFDTPVEVCLARNAARDRRVAEDVVRSQAEAMAGVLGRLADEGFDAVVPPGPVRLVPPDLVHAPAAAARQREDPVPLDFDLHVARFDWPGGRAELPARLAAVARAAEAAGFRGIWVMDHLVQIPQVGRDWEDLPESWTTLGFLAGATTTARLGTLVSAVTLRAVGHLAKLVATLDVLSGGRAACGIGLGWYEREFRAAGATLPPVAERYALLEDALLALRRYWGPGGPPFEGRRLSVPETTCYPRPLQERVPVLVGGSGERRTLALVARHADACNLFGDPATVRRKVEVLAGHCRDAGRDPAEVRVTHLSTALLAPGPSAVDRLGRQAARLGAGTLEDQVGRYRLLAEAGVQTAIVRLADLDGPAAVERFAEVVAAFSPAR from the coding sequence GTGCGGGCGGGGGACGCCGGCGCCCTGACGCCGGCCGAGGTCCGCCTCCCCTCGCCCTGCCTGGTCGTCCTCGTCGGCCCGGCCGGGTCCGGCAAGTCGACGTGGGCGGCGGCGCAGTTCCCCGGCGCCGTCGTGTCCTCCGACGCCATCCGGGCCCTCGTCGGCGAGGGCGAGCACGACCAGCGGGCCAGCCGGGACGCGTTCGACGTCCTCGACCTCGTCGTCGAGCGGCGGCTCCGGCGGGGCCTGACCACGGTGGTCGACACGCTCGGCCTCGACCGCCGCCGCCGCCGGGCCTACCGGTCGATCGCCCGGCGGGCCGGCGCCGCCTGCGTGGCCGTCCCGTTCGACACGCCGGTGGAGGTGTGCCTCGCCCGCAACGCCGCCCGCGACCGGCGGGTGGCCGAGGACGTCGTCCGCTCCCAGGCCGAGGCGATGGCGGGCGTGCTCGGGCGGCTGGCCGACGAGGGCTTCGACGCCGTCGTGCCGCCCGGCCCCGTCCGCCTCGTGCCCCCCGACCTCGTCCACGCCCCGGCCGCCGCGGCCCGCCAGCGGGAGGACCCCGTGCCCCTCGACTTCGACCTCCACGTCGCCCGGTTCGACTGGCCCGGCGGCCGGGCCGAGCTGCCCGCCCGGCTGGCCGCCGTGGCGCGGGCGGCCGAGGCCGCCGGCTTCCGCGGCATCTGGGTGATGGACCACCTCGTCCAGATCCCCCAGGTCGGCCGGGACTGGGAGGACCTGCCCGAGAGCTGGACCACGCTCGGGTTCCTGGCCGGGGCGACGACCACCGCCCGCCTCGGCACCCTCGTCAGCGCCGTCACGCTGCGCGCGGTCGGGCACCTGGCCAAGCTGGTCGCCACCCTCGACGTGCTGTCCGGGGGCCGGGCGGCGTGCGGCATCGGGCTCGGCTGGTACGAGCGGGAGTTCCGGGCCGCCGGCGCCACCCTGCCGCCCGTCGCCGAGCGCTACGCGCTGCTGGAGGACGCCCTCCTCGCCCTCCGTCGCTACTGGGGCCCGGGCGGCCCGCCCTTCGAGGGCCGCCGGCTCTCGGTGCCGGAGACGACCTGCTACCCGCGGCCGCTCCAGGAGCGGGTCCCGGTGCTCGTCGGCGGCTCGGGCGAGCGCCGCACCCTGGCCCTCGTCGCCCGCCACGCCGACGCCTGCAACCTGTTCGGCGACCCGGCCACCGTCCGCCGCAAGGTCGAGGTGCTGGCCGGGCACTGCCGCGACGCCGGCCGCGACCCGGCCGAGGTCCGGGTCACCCACCTCAGCACGGCGCTGCTCGCCCCGGGCCCGTCCGCCGTCGACCGGCTCGGCCGCCAGGCGGCGAGGCTCGGGGCCGGCACGCTCGAGGACCAGGTCGGCCGCTACCGGCTGCTGGCCGAGGCCGGCGTGCAGACGGCGATCGTCCGCCTCGCCGACCTCGACGGCCCCGCCGCCGTCGAGCGCTTCGCCGAGGTCGTCGCCGCCTTCTCCCCCGCCCGCTGA